The Trichosurus vulpecula isolate mTriVul1 chromosome 3, mTriVul1.pri, whole genome shotgun sequence genome includes a window with the following:
- the LOC118844273 gene encoding biogenesis of lysosome-related organelles complex 1 subunit 2-like: MFSKMATYVTGELIATSEDYKLLENMNKLTSLKYLEMKDIAVNISRNLKDLNQKYAALQPYLDQITLIEEQVAALEQAAYKLDAYSKKLEAKYKKLERR; this comes from the coding sequence atgttctccaaaatggccacgTACGTGACGGGCGAGCTCATAGCTaccagtgaagactataaacttctggaaaatatgaacaaactgactagcttgaagtatctagaaatgaaagatattgcagtaaacataagtagaaacctaaaggacttaaaccagaaatatgcagcacttcagccttatctggatcagatcactctaattgaggagcaagtagcagctcttgagcaggcagcttacaaattggatgcatattcaaagaaactagaagcaaagtacaagaagttagagaggcGATGA